Proteins encoded by one window of Desulfobulbaceae bacterium:
- the speA gene encoding biosynthetic arginine decarboxylase → MENTNVWDIEKAREVYGISRWGLRYFDINEQGQVTVSPLKEEGGTIAIMDVIEEAVAKKLHFPLLIRFQDLLRNRVMRINQAFSLAIKEFDYKSIYRGVYPIKVNQLREVVEEIVDAGREYHYGLEVGSKPELFAGLAFHEDKESLIICNGYKDHCYIRMALLGVKLGKKVILVAEKLGDINSIIVASREMQVEPMIGIRLRLMSKGTGKWEKSTGENAKFGLSTQEILEASALLKEAGMSHCLKLVHYHIGSQIPDILAIKKSVREATMFYAKLRQIGHDLQYLDVGGGLGVDYDGSRSTFHSSINYSLNEYARDIVYNIMDVCDQEKVPHPIVVTESGRAIVAHHSVLVLEVFGNIQKVPENVVVVPPNSTHRLVKEVWDTYNNINPDNPLEAYHDALHWKEEIHNRFTLGLIDLTVKAEVEKLFWMIGARVLEYFKDAEYVPDEIQELESSMSDQYLCNFSVFQSLLDHWGIGQLFPIMPLHRLLEEPRRKGTLVDITCDSDGKVSKFINLYEDGMDTLPLHDLNGESYNIGIFLTGAYQDIMGDLHNLFGRVNEAHVFLDEDEDSGYYIEETIAGTTMEKVLTLVQYTDNDLARKMKAQFDRAIKEDRLRPNEAMRLLKEYEKGLQGYTYLDL, encoded by the coding sequence ATGGAGAATACAAATGTCTGGGATATTGAGAAGGCACGGGAAGTGTACGGGATTTCACGGTGGGGCCTGAGGTACTTTGACATCAATGAGCAGGGGCAGGTGACGGTATCTCCCTTAAAGGAAGAGGGTGGCACCATTGCGATTATGGATGTTATCGAGGAGGCGGTTGCCAAGAAATTGCATTTCCCGTTGCTGATCAGGTTTCAGGATTTGCTGCGCAATCGAGTGATGAGGATTAATCAAGCCTTTAGTCTGGCGATTAAGGAGTTTGATTACAAATCCATTTATCGGGGCGTGTATCCGATCAAGGTTAATCAGTTGCGGGAGGTGGTCGAGGAGATCGTCGACGCCGGGCGGGAATATCACTACGGTCTTGAAGTGGGGTCCAAACCGGAACTCTTTGCTGGTCTCGCCTTTCATGAGGACAAGGAGAGCTTGATTATCTGTAATGGTTATAAGGATCACTGCTATATCCGGATGGCGCTTCTCGGAGTTAAGTTGGGGAAAAAGGTGATCCTGGTCGCCGAGAAACTGGGGGACATTAACAGCATTATCGTTGCCTCTCGCGAGATGCAGGTGGAGCCGATGATTGGCATCAGGCTGCGTCTGATGAGCAAGGGAACAGGCAAGTGGGAAAAAAGTACCGGTGAAAATGCCAAGTTTGGGCTGTCGACCCAGGAGATTCTTGAGGCCTCTGCTTTGTTGAAAGAGGCGGGGATGTCGCATTGCTTAAAGCTTGTCCATTATCATATCGGGTCTCAGATTCCGGATATTCTGGCGATTAAGAAGTCTGTGCGTGAGGCTACCATGTTTTATGCCAAGCTTCGTCAGATTGGCCATGATCTGCAGTATCTTGATGTCGGCGGCGGTCTCGGTGTCGATTATGATGGAAGCCGCAGTACATTTCATTCTTCCATCAACTATTCGCTCAATGAATATGCCCGTGACATTGTTTATAATATTATGGATGTCTGTGATCAGGAGAAGGTGCCGCACCCAATAGTAGTCACTGAGAGTGGCCGGGCGATCGTGGCTCACCATTCTGTTTTAGTGCTCGAGGTTTTCGGTAATATTCAGAAAGTACCGGAGAATGTCGTTGTGGTTCCACCCAACAGTACTCATCGTCTGGTAAAGGAGGTGTGGGACACCTACAATAATATCAATCCTGATAATCCTCTTGAGGCCTATCATGATGCGTTACACTGGAAGGAGGAGATTCATAATCGCTTTACCTTGGGGTTGATCGACCTGACGGTGAAGGCTGAAGTGGAAAAGCTTTTTTGGATGATCGGCGCTCGCGTTCTTGAGTATTTTAAGGATGCTGAGTATGTGCCTGATGAAATTCAGGAGCTGGAAAGTAGTATGAGCGATCAGTATCTGTGTAATTTCAGTGTCTTTCAATCGCTTCTTGATCACTGGGGGATAGGTCAGCTCTTTCCGATCATGCCTTTGCACCGTTTACTGGAGGAGCCGCGCCGGAAGGGCACCCTGGTTGATATTACTTGTGATTCGGATGGTAAGGTCTCGAAATTTATCAATCTGTATGAAGATGGGATGGATACGTTGCCTCTGCACGATTTAAACGGGGAGAGTTATAATATCGGCATTTTCTTGACCGGAGCCTATCAGGACATCATGGGCGATCTTCATAACCTCTTCGGGCGGGTCAATGAGGCGCATGTCTTCCTTGATGAGGATGAGGACTCTGGCTATTATATTGAAGAAACTATTGCCGGTACGACCATGGAGAAGGTTCTAACCTTGGTGCAGTACACGGATAATGATTTGGCCCGAAAAATGAAAGCTCAGTTCGATCGGGCGATCAAGGAAGATCGTTTGCGCCCGAATGAAGCCATGCGGTTATTGAAAGAGTATGAAAAGGGTTTGCAGGGCTATACTTATCTTGATTTGTAG
- a CDS encoding molecular chaperone, which translates to MFRKILASALIATLLVLFSAFGALAGISIAPAFVEIDMSKGQPSGQFVITNNGDEPERYRIKAAHFGFSPTGNLLSLPEDKNSLSSWIKFNPKELTLAPKTNQRVRFVIVPKGKLEDQEYWAAMEMESLKTNTTRTKDGAGRTLKLEVSSSVMVPIFARHGEVAYQCQIDELQLVRNDKGATLQVTVNNNGTGHLYATGTFEIRAGDGSMLSEGNLGNSYIMPGNLRKFAIPIEEKLPGQVPLSIKAVYSAPQMKESVEKSVQVTI; encoded by the coding sequence ATGTTCAGAAAGATACTGGCCAGTGCCTTGATCGCGACTCTGCTGGTTCTTTTCTCTGCCTTTGGCGCACTAGCCGGGATCTCAATTGCCCCTGCTTTTGTCGAAATTGATATGAGCAAAGGGCAGCCGTCCGGTCAATTTGTTATTACCAATAATGGCGATGAGCCGGAACGATATAGGATCAAGGCGGCTCATTTTGGTTTTTCGCCCACCGGGAATCTCTTAAGTCTGCCAGAGGATAAGAATTCCCTATCATCGTGGATCAAGTTTAACCCTAAGGAGCTTACCTTAGCGCCCAAGACCAATCAGCGGGTGCGGTTCGTGATTGTTCCGAAGGGTAAGTTGGAAGATCAGGAATACTGGGCTGCCATGGAAATGGAGTCGCTCAAGACCAATACCACCCGCACCAAGGACGGTGCTGGCCGTACCCTCAAGCTTGAGGTCAGCTCTTCGGTGATGGTGCCGATTTTCGCTCGACACGGCGAGGTTGCCTACCAGTGCCAAATCGATGAGTTGCAGTTGGTGCGGAATGACAAAGGGGCAACCCTTCAGGTTACGGTTAACAACAATGGCACCGGCCACCTCTATGCGACAGGCACCTTTGAGATACGGGCTGGCGATGGTAGTATGCTTAGTGAGGGGAACTTGGGCAATAGCTATATTATGCCGGGGAATCTTCGCAAGTTTGCGATCCCTATCGAAGAGAAGCTTCCTGGCCAGGTACCCTTGAGTATCAAGGCCGTATACAGCGCGCCTCAAATGAAGGAATCCGTCGAGAAATCAGTCCAGGTCACAATTTAA